In Coleofasciculus chthonoplastes PCC 7420, the genomic window ACCTCACGTCATAAACTTCTCCTGCTCCGCTGCTCCCCCGCAGATACAAAGCTGCTCAAGTATTTCCATGCCCGCTGTACTAGCTCCCCCTCTCCTCATCTGCCTCCTCGTAAACGTCTCGTGATCGCTACTATAAGATTTAGGTGTCAATCAGCCGTCGGTTGACGAATAAAAAGGACTAGATAACTAAACCCTTAAATCTGGGGTGGGCTTAACGGGACATCCTTTCCGACGCCGCACCCAAAACCATGACTCGTCATCAGACGAGGCTTTTTGCCCAGCGAAATAGTTTGATAGTTTTGCCATGACAATTTATTTTTATAAGGTTGAGGAACCCTATGGCTGCTTTTCCAACTTCTCTCCCCACCCGATCCAGATCGATGGCTGGTGTTGGCAAACCGTTGAGCATTACTATCAGGCGCACAAGTTCGTCGGGACGACAGACGAAGCCTTGATCAGGACAATAAAAAATGTGTCAACACCAATGGAAGCCGCCCTCCTCGGACGCGATCGCACCCGGAATCATCGTCCTGATTGGGAACAGGTAAAACAACAGATTATGTGGCGAGGGGTTTTGACCAAATTTCTTACCCATCCTGATATTCAGCAAATCCTGCTGAACACCGGAGAAGACGTGATTGTTGAAGATTCTCCCACAGATTACTACTGGGGGTGTGGTGAGGATCAAACCGGTGAGAATCATTTGGGGAAAATGCTGATGAATGTTCGTCAACATATCCGACAGCATTTAGCACAGGCGAACTGCAAACTCGTAGATCGGTAAATCTGAAACAGGCGCATACTCTTCCGCTTTCAGGTGATTCAGAGGAAACGGTAAGTAGTCGGACAAAAGAAAACGGTGCTGTATTAAGTTTTGTACATCACCCTCAAACCCTTACTGTTCCCCGTGAGACACCGAGCGTGTTACTGAGCGTGTTACTGAGCGTGTTACTGAGCGTGTTACTGAGCGAAGTCGAAGTAAGTCGAAGTAAGTCGAAGTAAGTCGAAGTAAGTCGAAGTAAGTCGAGGTGTTCCCTAATCTCAACCGTTGACTTTAATTGTGTCCACCCACTTAGAATCACATTTACCGTCTGATTCGCTGATGTGCATCTAAAGTATCTCAGGGGAATCTTGATCAGGGGTGTAAAAGGTGGGAGGGTATGCCCATTAAAGGCGTGACATACAACTCAGGGCGGTCAGGTTAGGGTTCGCTCACGGCTGGGTTTTATGTGAAAACTGATTTCAGACCAAAGAATCCTTAAACTATAAGTTAAGTATATTCATACAGATTTGTGAAGTCGGTGCATCGAGCTAAACCTCTGATTCATCACTTGGATTACCCCCTAAACCAGAATCAGAGAGTGTTTCATAGGAGTAGGAGAGTGTTACAACCAGAACTCGATCAAGAAGACTTATTGCGCCGGATCACGAATCGGATTCGCCAATCCTTAGAGTTACAAGAGATTTTAAATGCCACAGTTGCAGAAGTGCGATCGTTGTTAGGAACCGATCGCGTCATGGTTTACCGCTTTCATGCGTCGGGTGGTGGACAGGTGATTGCTGAATCAGTCAACACCAATCGACTGTCTTCTCTCAACGGATTAAACTTCCCCGCCGATGATATTCCCGAACAAGCCCGTCAATTGTACCTCACTGAGCGCTTGCGTTCCATTGTGGATGTTTCCGAGGGACTAATTGGTTTATCACCCTTAGAACCCTCAGAAACCGATGATCGCTCCACGCCGCAACCGATTCACTATCGTCCCGTAGATGCTTGTCATGTCAAGTATTTACGAGCAATGGGGGTTCAGTCTTCCATGGTCTTACCCATTGTCCATTATGATATTCAGGCTCAACGGTCTCAGAAACGACTCTGGGGACTTTTAGTCTCTCATCACGTCACACCCCGTACCATTAGCCAACGGGAATTGCAGATTGTCCAATCGGTGGTGGATCAGGTGTCCATTGCCATTGCTCAGTCGAATCTCTTATCCCAAACCCGTCAGCAGCATCAAATCGAAGCGACGATTAATCGTGTCTCCACCTTGCTGCATTCGTTACCCACCATTCAACTCCAAGCTGCTTTACAAGAAACGGTTAGCGCTCTATCGAGTGGGGGAGGTAGACTCTATATAGCCCCAGACCAAGTGAATCTGAGGGCAGAGTGCCTGATATATGGCACACAACCTACATTTGAAGACAGTCCGAGGAAGATTGAAGAGCATCCTGTGTTCGTCCAATGGGTAACAGGGGATAGAACCGTTGACACAGCCAATGGCTCATCTGAATTCACTTCGACTCCTGTCGGTTGTCAGCCACTCATCGTCAATGATTTGCATCAAGTCGCAGAGTTAGCGAGTCTAGCTCCAGCCTTTGATGGGACTCCAATTCGAGGTTGGTTAGTAATACCCTTGTATTATCGCTCCTCATTCTTGGGTTATCTAAGTATTTTTCGCTCCCAAGTGGTGCAAGAAATTTTGTGGGCGGGAGAGTTTAACCCCAATGAAGAACAACGCAGTCCCCGTGAATCTTTTGAACAGTGGCGAGAGGTCAAATGGAATCAAGCTCAATTGTGGACGAATTACGACATTGAACTAGCGATCGCACTCGGTCATCATTTTGCTATGGCGATCGAGCAATATAAACTTTATGCTCAAGTACAAGCCCTAAATAGTAACTTAGAATGCCAAGTGGCTGAACGCACAGCAAAGTTACAGCAATCTCTAGAGCAAGGACGGGCGCTACAGCGAGTGACCAACCAAATTCGCGGTACTCTTGATCTGAAAACCACCCTACAAACGATTGTACGAGAAGTTCGTCAACTGCTGAACACTGACCGAGTGATCATTTATCGGTTTACCGATGATTCCCACGGTCAAGTTATTGTGGAATCGATGACAGGTGAGTGGTTATCACTTTTAGATATTGACGATCCGCAGCAGTATTTCTCGAAAGCCCAGATTCAAGTGTATAAGCGAGGTAATTTAGGAGTGATTAAGGATGTCACTCAAGCCCGATTAACTCCGGATCAACAAGAGTTCTTAAAACGTTGTCAAGTACAAGCCGCTTTAATTGTTCCCATTGGCGTGGAGAATCCTCAAACTAATGAAATACCCATTATGCTGGATAGTCTTCCTTGTCCCAGATGGGAGCAACCTCTGTGGGGATTTTTAATTGCTCAAGAATGTAAAGCTAGGCGAGATTGGCTTCCCTCAGAGATTAAACTGCTAAAAAAGTTAGCCGATCAAGCGGCGGTGGCGATTCAGCAAGCGGAATTATTTACCCATACTCAAGCCCAAGCCCAACAATTGGCAAGTGCGTTTCACCATCTCAAGCAAACTCAAGCCCAACTGATTCAAACCGAAAAAATGTCGAGTCTGGGACAGTTGATTGCGGGAGTAGCTCACGAAATTAATAATCCGGTGAATTTTATTTATGGTAACCTGGTTTATACCAGTCAGTATGCTCAGGATTTACTGAATATTATTCATTCCTACCAGAAATATCATCCTCAGCCAGAGCCAGAAATTATTGAATTGTTAGATGTTATCGACTTGGAATTTTTAGAAGGAGATTTACCCAAGCTTTTAGAGTCGATGAAAATGGGATCGGAACGGATTCGCAAGCTAGTTTTGTCATTGCGAAACTTCTCCCGCCTTGACCAAGCCGAGAAAAAATTAGTAGATATCCACGAAGGGATAGAGAGTACGCTACTGATTTTACAATATCGCCTGAAAGGAAAATCCAATCATCCAGGGATTCAGGTGATCAAAAATTATGGGGAGTTGCCGTTGGTTGAATGCTATCCCAGTCAACTGAACCAGGTTTTTATGAATGTTTTGAGCAACGCGATTGATGCGTTAGAAGACTGTAATCCAGATCACCAGAGGATTACGATTTCCACAACTGTTCAATCTAAGACTAGTGAGAACCAATATAGTCCGAATAACACCACACCAATAGAGGAAAATCAAGGCTCATTTCCAACTCATATCATCATTCAGATTGCTGATAGTGGTTCAGGAATTAGCCCAGAACTTCAATCACAAATTTTCGATCCCTTTTTTACAACCAAGCCGATTGGGAAAGGAACGGGTTTAGGGCTTTCGATTAGTTATCAAATTATCGTGGAAAAACATGGGGGAATCTTTAAATGCAGTTCTCAGCCAGGAGAAGGAACTGGATTTTGGATTGAGATTCCCATTCGTCAGTCTCAAAGCGAGGATAAATAGGGGCTGCTGAATAAGTTTTGTGGTGGGGTAGGGAGCTGGGGGAGATGGGGGAGCTGGGGGAGCAGACTCTCCTTATTATTTCCTTATTCCGCCGATCGCGTCTAGGGGATTGTTGGCAGAAAATAGTCTCAATCATACCCCGTCTGATGCGATCGCACTTCACTCATCTTAGGAAAAGTTAACCAACGTGCGATCGCTTTTTTAACCAAGTTATTAAGGTTTTATGGTAATTTCTCCTACCATACCTGCTTCTGTATGTCCAGGAATTGAACAATGAAGTTCGTAGGTTCCGGGTTTCATTGGCACAAATACCCACTCAGCCTCGCCACTGGGTTTCAGTTCTAGTTCATGGATTGCTCCTTTAACTTCGACTTTGGCGGCTTCAACTTTTTGAGTCCAACTCGCATCAGCAAAGTCTTTGGCGGTGAAGTAGTGCTTTTGGGGACTAGGATTATCCAGCAACAGTTTATAGCGTTTACCTGCGACAAACTCAAATTGGTTAGGGAAGAACTTCAATTCATCGGCTGAATTGCCTAAACTCACGTTAACCTCTATGGCTGGAGTCGCCGCGATCGCTGGGAAGCATACTAGGTTAATTCCTAGAATTAGTCCAATGATTGCGGTTAAGCATCGGCGAAGCCATTGATTTTGCCAGGGGTGATTTAAGGATAGTTTTTTGAGCATCATAGTATTCAGATATTGCACTATTTGGATCACATCGTTACGATTACTAGATTATCAGGATGGAGTAATTCTTTCGCCACCTGATTGACTTGTTCTACGCTAACGGTTTCAATGTGACGGACGAATTCTCGAAACATGATATGACTTGGACTACACAATTGCGCTCAGTTCAGCCAGATAGTGACGCGAAATGATACAACTTTAGCTTTTAGCCAGGGGTTTAACCAAACCCCTAGCTGTTGGTGAGACTGCTACACCAATATTCCCTCTTGATTACTGCTATTATTCCTAACTTCCAAAGGCAAAAATATCGTCATCACTTCCCCAGTTTGCGGTCGCTGACGCACAATTAATTTACCGCCCAAGGCTTGGAACAAATGCTTGGTCACGTTTAGATTCAAACTCAGACTGCCTGTTTCTGGCTGAAACATTAATAACTGACCAATTGACTTTAACGTCTGACAGGTTGACTGTCCAAACTTATCCAAATTCCCCGAATTGTCTGGGTTAGGTTGGGACTGAAATTGCAACTTTAACTGGTCTCCAGCAGGAGTAACCTGCACCTGAATATGACCGCCGGCGGGTAAGGTACGGGTAAAATTCTCCACTAAACCCGTCAACACCTGATCTAACATCGAAGGATTACTCACCACCGTGGGCAGATTTTGCGGCAATACGACATCCAAGCTAACATTACGCCGCTGTGCCTGCTTTTGCCAGTGGGGAATACTAGTCTGGAAAATTTGAGCCAATGACATTGATGTGAGATTAACCGGGGTTTCTTTCACCGCTTTTGTTTCTAATTCAACGGCTCTAAAAATTAACTCCATGCGGTTAATCTGTTCTGTACATTCATGATCTATGATTTCCAGACGTCGAATTACTTCTGGTGCTAAATCTTTACGTTTTAATAATAATTTAGTTAACGTGCGAATCGTCGTTAGTGGTGTGCGAACTTCATGAGTTAAAGCTTGCAAAAGTTCCACATCCGGGGCGGATTCACGGAGTTGGGACACTCGATGATTAACCCGGGTTTCTGACTTAGCTAAGGGTTGCCAATCCCGGTCTTCAATTGTCTCACTGTACGCCGGATCTGTAGAAACTTGAGTAACTGAATTAATCGGTGTTACTGCTATGGTTTCATTCTTCGGTTCTACAGAATATTCCGGCATATTTTGCAGCAACTGACGCCCAAATTGCATAACAATTTTATAATCGGGAGGCTGAGGCGCAAACTGCTTAACTAATGTATCTAAATAACTCAGTTGATGGGGATTGGCTAATAATAATCGAGGATAAAGAGACGCCCAAGCTTTTTGCACATCCTCTGGATCAAAGGAGAAGCGAAATCCAGGTACACCATTGGGATCGTCTCCCGCCGCCATAACTAAACTAAAGCCACGGGTAAAGACTAAGCAAAACTGCTCCTCAGTTAATGAGTCAGCCGGAAATAAGCAGAGTTCATAAGTCGTATTAACCGTACCTTGAGCTTTTTCCGGTTGAGCTGGAGGCAATTGAAAGGGCATAAAACTCCAGGGGTTTACAGTTTCAGTCGTAAACACCCCCGTTTGAAAATGAGAAAGCAGATCAGAGTGGCTTAAAACAGGTGCAGGACCGGCTAAAACTAACCCATTTAGAGATGCTGAGTTGTCACCTTGATCCTGTTGGCAAAGGACTTGTAAGAGTAACTTTTCCAGAGACGCGATCGCACTTTGCCATTCTCGCTGCGATCTCCTTTCGTCTCTCATCCGCTGACTCGCCGCACTGCGCTGTCCCTTATTCATGACAACCGTTGTCGATTCAACCTGAGATTCGACCGGATTGTTCACCCCAGTCGGCGTATTCTGAGCTAAAACTTCGCTGATGTTTGGTAACAACCACTTTTGCACCACTATCTATCCCCATGAACTGCCAATTCTACTTGTCTACCTATGAGGATACTGGCTCTCGTCATCTCTCTGGGGTCGTAGAACCGAACCCCTGAGTCGCAATTTCCGTGGAATGGTTATTTGTCATTCGTCCTTTGTCATACTCGTTACCGAAAACAAGCAAGCTACCTCATTATGTGAGGGAACAGGCGATAGAGTGTTGATATCAGGACGGGTTTTACGATTATCGTTTCGTACTTTACCTAGATGTGACTAAATCCGCCTCGACTACCTCATCCAATGCATGATTCACACAATTCTTTCTTCCTACAGATGGACAAGTGACTAATAATGGTTATCTCGCACGATTGATGAATGTCTGCCAGAGAAATGTAGAAATAGGGGTATCAGGTTGAAAACCTATAGATAGATGGAGGCGGATACTATGACGTTAGGTCAATATCAGCGAGGTGTGGGGGTCTTTCCGACGCGACAAGCTACCGAAGATGCTCTAAAACATCTGATAGATGCAGATTTTCCCATGAACCAAGTATCAGTCATTGCCCGGGATGAGGAGCAAATTGCTGGTGTTCAAGTGCAAGACGATACCGAAAATGAAGCCGGAGAAGGTGCGGCGGCTGGTGCGGTTGCGGGGGGAGTTACAGGAGGTATCGTCGGTTTAATTGGTACCTTGGGTGCGATCGCGCTTCCTGGAGTTGGACCCATTTTAGTCGGCGGTGCAGCGGCTTCAGTAATTGGTAATACGCTCTTGGGTGGGGCGGTTGGTAGCGCGGCTGGCGGCTTATTTGGGGCGTTACTTGGATTAGAAGTTACCGAAGCTGAAGCTAAACTTTACCAAGATCGCTTAGAAAAAGGACATTATTTAATCCTAGTGGATAGCACATCAGAGGAAATCAGCCGTGCGGCTTCTATCCTGAAACCCCAAGGAATTCAAGAGTGGAGAAGTTATAATCGTCCTGAGGTGAATACTCCCGCTCCCGGCTATACTCACCCAACGGCGGCTCCAGTGGGATCTCCTACACCCCTTGGCACGGCGTATACAGGACCCTTTGGTGAACCTTTGGGTGCAACACCGACGGGTGTAACTCCGGTTACTCCACCACCAACAGCACCAACACCTGTAACGCAAAATCAGCGAGCGATTGGTGTCTTTTCTTACGAGCAAAATTTAAAAAAGGCTCTCGATGGGTTAAAAGCGGCTGGATTTGACATGAACCTCGTTTCAGTGATTGCCAAAGACGCCGAACATCCCGATCAGGTGTCTGGGGTGAGAGTCACCGATCCCGTGAGTCATGAAAAAGCCAAAGATGCAGCCACCGGGACTGTCGCTGGGGGTGTCTTGGGCGGATTAACCGGATTACTGGTTGGGTTAGTCACCGTAGCGGTTCCTGGTGTGGGTCCCGTGGTATTTGTCGGAACCGAAGCCGCTGCGATCGCTTCTGCATTAGGCGGAGGAGCTATTGGTGCGGCTGCTGGTGGTTTGGTCGGTATACTCGCGAACTTAGGCGTTCCCGAAGAGCAAGCCAAAAAATATAGCGATCGCCTCTCTCATGGGGATTATCTGGTGTTGGTTCAGGGAACGGATGAGCAAATAAGCCAAGCCGAAACCATTCTGCGCGATCGGGGGATTGAGGAATGGGAGATCTACAACAATCCCAGCGCCCCCATGACTCATCCCGGTCGTGTCTTTCCATAAGTAGGTGGCGACAATTAAAGTTAACGGTGGGGAACCCGCGCAGGCGGGTTTCGTTTGTGTAGCTGCGGTTACCCTACGGGAAGCCGCTCCGCGTCTACAACCGCCCAGCTAACCTAGTTTGACAGTGAACCCTATCACTCATAGGATTGATATTTCTAGTAAGCACTTTAACTGAATCCCTTCTGATCAGTCCCAGTTTGACGATAACTACTGATTATTTATAGCCAAACTTGGCGCTGATCTAGCCTGAAAAAATATGTCATCCATTCAAAGACTGACCCCAAGCAAAAGTAAACGTCAAGTCCGTCGCGCCCTTTGGTTTGAACGTGTGATGGCGCTTTTGGCTTCGTTCAACTACTTCTTAGTCTTATTTGACTTGACCTACCTGCCTCTGCGAGATTTTTGGCTACATGGGGAAGTCCAGTTATTTAGTTTTGACATCGGCCCGGTTAGTTTTCCCGGTTTGCCCTTAGAGGTTCCTCTACCTCCGATTACACAGTGGTATGACCCAATTAAAGGTATTGAACCCTACCGAGACACAGATCAATATTTGGAAAAAGTTAATGAACTAGAAGCAGAGATTGATGCAACAAACTTAAGAACTAAGCTGAGAAGCTTACAATCTCCTGAAGTTGCCCAAATCCTGGAATATCTGCGCCAACGCAGCGTAGAAATGATTGAGACAAATCCCTTCCAACTCGCTGATAAGACGGGGGATCTGGAAAAAATTAAGAATAAGATGCGAGAGCATATTGCCACTGAAGAGGATTCAGCGAAAGAATCATTTAGACAGTTTTGGAGTTTAGAAAACTTAACCGCTAGAGAACCCGAGGATGAACTCCAATTTTTTAATGATGAGATTCGTCCTCTTATGGCAGCGAATTATTACCGCCCTATTGGGGAAACCGGAGATTTTGTCGATTATTTTGGACTCGTCGATTTTCCCTTTTTCGCTCTGTTTTTGGCAGAATTTTTGGCACGTACCTGGTTGATCAGTCGCCACCGCACCGGGGTTAGTTGGCTCGATGCCATGTTATGGCGTTGGTATGACATCTTTTTGTTGATTCCCCTTTGGCGCTGGCTGCGAATCATTCCAGTGACAATCCGACTGGATCAAGCGAAGCTAGTGGATATGAGTGCGATCCAAAAACAAGCGCGTCAAGGATTTGTCGCTGAAATCGCTGGCGATATGACCCAAGTGGTAGTGATTCAGATTATTAACGAACTCCAATCTTCCATTCGCCAAGGGGAGATAGCCAATTTTCTTCAGCAACGGGAAGTTCGCCCCTACATCGATCTCAACGAAACCGACGAAGTTGCAGCACTGACTAAAATTATGGTGCAGATGACTGTTGAGCAAGTTCTTCCTGCTATCCGTACCGATGTAGAAGACTTGCTACGGCATAACGTGGACAAAATTTTGAATCAGTCTCAAGCCTATCAGGGACTAGAGAAAGTACCAGGTGTAGAAACAATTCGCAATCAGTTAACCGAACGACTGGTACACCAAATTACCCAAGCGCTTTACAATGGATTAGACGCCGCGATCGCAGATGATCCAGTCGGGGATCAAATTCTGCAACGCTTAATTAGTCATCTGGGCGAAGCTTATGGTTCCCAAATTCAGACCCAGAAAACCTTAGATGAAATTCAATACTTGCTCAACGCCTTCTTAGAGGAAGTCAAAGTTAATTACGTTGAGCGTTTGTCCCAAGAGGACTTAGAGGACATTCTTGACCAAACCCGGGCAATTCGGCAAAAGCGACAGGTGTAAGTGGGTGGACACAATTAAAGTTAACGGTTGAGATTAGGGAACACCTCGACTTACCTCGACTTACTTCGACTTACTTCGACTTACTTCGACTTCGCTCAGTAACACGCTCAGTAACACGCTCAGTAACACGCTCGGTAACACGCTCGGTGTGTAACAGGGAACAGTAAGGGTTTGAGGGCGATTTACTTACACTTAATACAGTACCAATACTCCAGCGTAACCCCCTTTGCTTGTGGTCACCCGATCCCACAACCTGCAAAGATTGCGCTAAACTCTAACATAGCAACGGAAGTTACTCTATCCTGATGTCGGAGTCTGGGGAAGCTATAAAACGATTCCCAAGTACACAAGCAGGGTAGAGATTGTGTCAATCGTCGCTAAGCTTCTTGGCAGAAATTTTACCTGGAGGTGGGTTGAACCCACTTTTTTTGTTGAAGTTTTTCTATGACTCATCCCCTGATTCCACAACTAATCGATTTGGCAACCCCAGTAGCCGAAAAATTGGGATTGGAGTTCGTTGGGGCGGTGTTTCACACGAACAGACGTCCCCCTGTACTTCGGGTAGATATCCGCAACCGCGACGGCGATACGGGTTTAGATGACTGTGAACGTATGAGTCGGGCTTTAGAAGCTGAATTAGATGCCGTGGATTTGATTCCAGATGCTTATGTTTTGGAAATTTCTAGTCCTGGGATCTCGCAAGAGCTAACGACAGACCGAGACTTCATCGCATTTAAAGGATTTTCAGTGGTGGTCAACACCGCTGAACCTGACCAAGGACATAAAGAATGGCGAGGGAAATTAATTCGCCGGGATGATACCCGTGTATATATCAACCAAAAAGGACGGGCGATCGCCATTCCTCGCGATCAAGTGACTAAAGTACAGTTCGATGAGCAGGGTTAAACCTGTTTAGATCTTATGAAATTTAGTCATTGAGCATGGGTTCTGTTGTTCACGACCCCTAATAAACAGTTTATGGAGATTTGCCTATGTCTATCGTTAATCTGCCGGGACTAAAAAAGATGATCGAAGAGATCTCTCAAAGCCATAATTTACCTAAATCAGCCGTCCAACAGGCACTGAGAGAAGCACTGATCAAAGGCTATGAGCGCTATCGCCGAGCGCAACGCATGGAGCGACCTCATTTTGATGATGAGTACTTTAACAACTTTGAAGTCGATTTAGATATCGAAGAAGAAGGATTCCGCATTCTTTGTACCAAAACCATTGTTGAGGAAGTTGGCAACACCGATCATCATATTTCCCTCAAAGAAGTTCAAGAAGTCGCATCAGAGGCACAATTAGGTGACTCGGTGGTTCTGGATGTTACCCCAGATCAACGTGATTTTGGTCGCATGGCTGCTATTCAAACCAAGCAGGTACTCTCCCAAAAACTACGGGATCAACAGCGCAAGTTGATCCAAGAAGAGTTTGAAGAGTTAGAAGGAACGGTTCTCCAAGCCAGAGTGCTACGATTTGAGCGGCAATCGGTGATCATGGCGATTAGCAGTGGCTTTGGTCAGCCGGAAGTGGAAGCCGAACTGCCCAAGCGCGAACAATTACCCAACGATACCTATCGCATTGGCAGTACCTTTAAGGTTTTTCTCAAAAAAGTGCGTGAAGGTCCTCACCGTGGACCCCAGCTTGTGGTTTCGCGAGCTTCGGCTGGTTTAGTGGTCTATCTGTTTGCCAATGAAGTCCCAGAAATCGAAGATGAAGTCGTGCGAATCGTGGCGGTGGCGCGAGAAGCTAATCCACCGTCGCGTCATGTCGGACCTCGGACTAAAATTGCCGTGGATACCCTAGAGCGGGATGTTGATCCCGTTGGGGCTTGTATCGGCGCTAGGGGATCGCGGATTCAAGTGGTTGTCAATGAATTGCGCGGCGAAAAAATAGATGTGATTCGTTGGTCGCCTGATCCCGCTACCTATATAGCCAATGCACTGAGTCCCGCACGAGTGGAGGAAGTCTTATTGGTGAATCCAGAAGGGCGTCAGGCTCACATTTTGGTCGCCGAAGATCAGCTCAGTTTAGCTATTGGCAAAGAGGGACAGAATGTTCGCCTAGCAGCTCGTCTCACAGGTTGGAAGATTGATATTAAAGATATCGCCAAGTACGACTACGAAGCTGAACACCAGAAAATGCAGGAGTTACAAGCCGCGATCGCACAGAGGGAAGCCGAACTCGCTGATGAAGAAGAGGATGAGGAGCAACTAGAGAGAGAAACTTCCTCACCAGCCGAGTTAGAGGCAAAGGTGACAAATCCTCAATCTCTAGCCGACGAGGAATTTGCTGAAGACGACGAGGAATTTGCTGAAGACGACGAGGAATTTGCTGAAGACGAGGAAGAGGAGGATATTTTGTCCTAATCTTCGGAGGATCAAAGTAAGGTGTTAGATTCCTTAAGGGCGTTGAACTCTTGCACCTAACTTGATCAAGAGGGAACGGGGAGAGATTTTCATGGAGCCTACACCAAAATCATTGTCCGAATCTTATGGAACCCAATTACCGACGTTGCCTAAGTTGTCGCCGGGTGGCTCAAAAACAAGCATTATGGCGAGTTGTGCGAATCCATCCATCGCGACAGGTAAAATTAGATCAGGGCATGGGACGTTCGGCTTATATCTGTCCTCAAGCGAGTTGTCTGGCAGCTGCTCAGAAGAAAAATCGATTGGGACGAGCGCTGAGGGCATCGGTTCCCGACGAAATTTATCAACGATTATGGCAGCGTTTAGAACCTTGTCCCTGGAGCATCCAACGCAGCAGCGATTGAGCATAGCATCCAAAAAACTCCAGCAAGGCTCTCAATGAACCTAAGCAATCGCTAGGATGGTAAAGGAGTACCATTACTAATGGTGTTCGGAGGTGAGTCTGACCCTGATCAAGTTAACAACTCCTACCTGAGGAAGAGACTGAGGATCTAGGGATCTAGAAAATCTATCTAGTTTTGTTAAGATTTGTGTAAGTTAACTATCCAGGCTCTGATTAAGAGTGTAGAGATATCCAACTGGCTTACAGTCAATCAATGATCGCCTGTGTAACATGAGTTATTGGTGAGTTATCGAGTAGACTCTTAAAGACACCTTATTGATTTAAGCCAATCCGGCACGGAAACCAATGACCACGCACGCTTTCAATCATTTAGCTATGGTGTAACAATATGTACGACGGGGGAATAGTGGATGAACAACGGCAAAGTCAGAATTTACGAATTATCACGGGAATTGAATTTGGACAACAAGGACATTTTGAATATTTGCGAAGGACTTCATATTGCAGTCAAAAGTCACAGTAGCACGATTACAGAATCTGAAGCTGAGCGAATCAG contains:
- a CDS encoding NADAR family protein: MTIYFYKVEEPYGCFSNFSPHPIQIDGWCWQTVEHYYQAHKFVGTTDEALIRTIKNVSTPMEAALLGRDRTRNHRPDWEQVKQQIMWRGVLTKFLTHPDIQQILLNTGEDVIVEDSPTDYYWGCGEDQTGENHLGKMLMNVRQHIRQHLAQANCKLVDR
- a CDS encoding GAF domain-containing protein; translation: MLQPELDQEDLLRRITNRIRQSLELQEILNATVAEVRSLLGTDRVMVYRFHASGGGQVIAESVNTNRLSSLNGLNFPADDIPEQARQLYLTERLRSIVDVSEGLIGLSPLEPSETDDRSTPQPIHYRPVDACHVKYLRAMGVQSSMVLPIVHYDIQAQRSQKRLWGLLVSHHVTPRTISQRELQIVQSVVDQVSIAIAQSNLLSQTRQQHQIEATINRVSTLLHSLPTIQLQAALQETVSALSSGGGRLYIAPDQVNLRAECLIYGTQPTFEDSPRKIEEHPVFVQWVTGDRTVDTANGSSEFTSTPVGCQPLIVNDLHQVAELASLAPAFDGTPIRGWLVIPLYYRSSFLGYLSIFRSQVVQEILWAGEFNPNEEQRSPRESFEQWREVKWNQAQLWTNYDIELAIALGHHFAMAIEQYKLYAQVQALNSNLECQVAERTAKLQQSLEQGRALQRVTNQIRGTLDLKTTLQTIVREVRQLLNTDRVIIYRFTDDSHGQVIVESMTGEWLSLLDIDDPQQYFSKAQIQVYKRGNLGVIKDVTQARLTPDQQEFLKRCQVQAALIVPIGVENPQTNEIPIMLDSLPCPRWEQPLWGFLIAQECKARRDWLPSEIKLLKKLADQAAVAIQQAELFTHTQAQAQQLASAFHHLKQTQAQLIQTEKMSSLGQLIAGVAHEINNPVNFIYGNLVYTSQYAQDLLNIIHSYQKYHPQPEPEIIELLDVIDLEFLEGDLPKLLESMKMGSERIRKLVLSLRNFSRLDQAEKKLVDIHEGIESTLLILQYRLKGKSNHPGIQVIKNYGELPLVECYPSQLNQVFMNVLSNAIDALEDCNPDHQRITISTTVQSKTSENQYSPNNTTPIEENQGSFPTHIIIQIADSGSGISPELQSQIFDPFFTTKPIGKGTGLGLSISYQIIVEKHGGIFKCSSQPGEGTGFWIEIPIRQSQSEDK
- a CDS encoding plastocyanin/azurin family copper-binding protein codes for the protein MMLKKLSLNHPWQNQWLRRCLTAIIGLILGINLVCFPAIAATPAIEVNVSLGNSADELKFFPNQFEFVAGKRYKLLLDNPSPQKHYFTAKDFADASWTQKVEAAKVEVKGAIHELELKPSGEAEWVFVPMKPGTYELHCSIPGHTEAGMVGEITIKP
- a CDS encoding sensor histidine kinase translates to MVQKWLLPNISEVLAQNTPTGVNNPVESQVESTTVVMNKGQRSAASQRMRDERRSQREWQSAIASLEKLLLQVLCQQDQGDNSASLNGLVLAGPAPVLSHSDLLSHFQTGVFTTETVNPWSFMPFQLPPAQPEKAQGTVNTTYELCLFPADSLTEEQFCLVFTRGFSLVMAAGDDPNGVPGFRFSFDPEDVQKAWASLYPRLLLANPHQLSYLDTLVKQFAPQPPDYKIVMQFGRQLLQNMPEYSVEPKNETIAVTPINSVTQVSTDPAYSETIEDRDWQPLAKSETRVNHRVSQLRESAPDVELLQALTHEVRTPLTTIRTLTKLLLKRKDLAPEVIRRLEIIDHECTEQINRMELIFRAVELETKAVKETPVNLTSMSLAQIFQTSIPHWQKQAQRRNVSLDVVLPQNLPTVVSNPSMLDQVLTGLVENFTRTLPAGGHIQVQVTPAGDQLKLQFQSQPNPDNSGNLDKFGQSTCQTLKSIGQLLMFQPETGSLSLNLNVTKHLFQALGGKLIVRQRPQTGEVMTIFLPLEVRNNSSNQEGILV
- a CDS encoding general stress protein, whose product is MTLGQYQRGVGVFPTRQATEDALKHLIDADFPMNQVSVIARDEEQIAGVQVQDDTENEAGEGAAAGAVAGGVTGGIVGLIGTLGAIALPGVGPILVGGAAASVIGNTLLGGAVGSAAGGLFGALLGLEVTEAEAKLYQDRLEKGHYLILVDSTSEEISRAASILKPQGIQEWRSYNRPEVNTPAPGYTHPTAAPVGSPTPLGTAYTGPFGEPLGATPTGVTPVTPPPTAPTPVTQNQRAIGVFSYEQNLKKALDGLKAAGFDMNLVSVIAKDAEHPDQVSGVRVTDPVSHEKAKDAATGTVAGGVLGGLTGLLVGLVTVAVPGVGPVVFVGTEAAAIASALGGGAIGAAAGGLVGILANLGVPEEQAKKYSDRLSHGDYLVLVQGTDEQISQAETILRDRGIEEWEIYNNPSAPMTHPGRVFP